In Patescibacteria group bacterium, a single genomic region encodes these proteins:
- a CDS encoding RlmE family RNA methyltransferase, translating into MKKQKNTRQDFYFKKAKEQNYPARSVYKLQEINKKYRFIMPGDFVLDIGCAPGSWMIYLAEKVGKKGMVTGVDIVDLKIPLKENMKFIKADIRELVNGFSKKFDVIVSDAAPGTSGVHFVDVAKSLELAKTALDVVKQSLKRRGTFVCKIFEGDGTDEFLEEIKTLFTFVKSYRPSAVRKYSREFYLIAKIFKNE; encoded by the coding sequence ATGAAAAAACAGAAAAATACAAGGCAGGATTTTTATTTTAAGAAAGCCAAAGAGCAAAACTATCCAGCTCGGTCTGTTTATAAACTGCAGGAGATAAATAAAAAATACCGATTTATTATGCCCGGTGATTTTGTTTTAGACATTGGATGCGCGCCCGGCTCCTGGATGATTTATCTTGCTGAAAAAGTTGGCAAAAAGGGCATGGTGACAGGCGTTGACATTGTTGATTTGAAAATTCCTCTTAAAGAAAATATGAAATTTATCAAAGCTGACATCAGGGAACTTGTAAATGGTTTCAGCAAGAAATTTGATGTGATTGTCTCTGACGCAGCGCCTGGAACATCGGGCGTTCATTTCGTTGATGTGGCAAAATCATTGGAATTGGCAAAAACTGCCCTGGATGTTGTCAAGCAATCATTGAAACGAAGAGGAACTTTTGTTTGTAAAATATTTGAAGGAGATGGAACAGACGAATTTTTGGAAGAAATAAAAACATTATTTACCTTTGTTAAGTCGTATCGCCCGAGCGCAGTAAGAAAATACAGCAGAGAATTTTATTTAATTGCTAAAATTTTTAAAAATGAATAA
- a CDS encoding peptide chain release factor N(5)-glutamine methyltransferase, whose amino-acid sequence MNKSQAFFEKQINWLLKEKYKGKLTAGAKKDIEKLKKGEPLDYIIGFVEFLGVKIDLRKKPLIPRQETEFWTEGAIKEIKNEKKGLECLDLFSGSGAIGIAVLKHIPTAQVDFGEINKDFLWQIRFNIQLNGFNKNRASIIETDIFKNITKQYDYIFANPPYIAKERKAKAQKSVLKYEPKIALLAGKDGLLYIKKFLKQAKKYLKPDGKIYLEFDSFQKARISALLKEHGYQNFVFFKDQYNHWRYAEISIL is encoded by the coding sequence ATGAATAAATCGCAGGCATTTTTTGAAAAACAAATAAATTGGCTTTTGAAAGAGAAGTATAAGGGTAAGCTAACTGCTGGGGCTAAAAAAGATATTGAAAAATTGAAAAAAGGGGAGCCATTGGATTATATTATTGGTTTTGTGGAGTTTTTGGGGGTTAAGATTGATTTGCGGAAAAAACCGTTAATACCAAGACAGGAAACAGAGTTCTGGACAGAGGGGGCGATTAAAGAAATTAAGAATGAAAAAAAGGGATTAGAGTGTTTGGATTTGTTTTCTGGCAGCGGGGCAATCGGGATTGCAGTTCTGAAGCATATCCCTACAGCACAGGTTGATTTCGGTGAAATAAATAAGGATTTTTTGTGGCAAATTAGATTCAATATTCAGCTCAATGGGTTTAATAAAAACAGGGCATCAATTATTGAGACAGATATTTTTAAAAATATCACGAAGCAATATGATTATATATTTGCCAATCCGCCGTATATTGCTAAAGAGCGGAAAGCAAAGGCGCAAAAATCGGTTTTAAAATATGAGCCCAAAATCGCGCTTCTTGCAGGCAAAGACGGCTTGCTTTATATCAAGAAGTTTCTCAAACAGGCAAAAAAATATCTAAAGCCAGATGGAAAAATCTATCTTGAATTTGATTCTTTTCAGAAAGCCAGAATCAGCGCATTACTGAAGGAACATGGATATCAAAACTTCGTTTTTTTTAAAGACCAATACAATCACTGGCGATATGCCGAGATAAGCATTTTATAA
- the ychF gene encoding redox-regulated ATPase YchF — protein MSLSIGIVGLPNVGKSTLFQAITKKEVDRANYPFCTIDPNVGVVAVPDERIDKLADLTSSAKKIYTTVEFVDIAGLVKGASQGEGLGNKFLANIREVDAIVYVLRCFNKEDVINTRSKIDVLEDKEILDMEMILKDLETIEKRTESLEKELKARAKDKDLEKEMLAVTKAQKFLSEGELLSESQWSDEERKILNNYQLLTMKKRFFLFNGTEGDVSMEIAEIFKKNNWPFLVVDVLTEFETAGFTAEQRIGFGLSVETQLDVLIRECYKLLELITFFTTGPDETRGWTLKKGSKAPQAGGVIHSDFETRFIRAQVINWKDLLDCNGFSMAREKGLLRTEGKEYIVQDGDVIEIKSDA, from the coding sequence ATGTCTTTAAGCATAGGAATTGTTGGATTGCCTAATGTGGGCAAATCAACGCTGTTCCAAGCCATAACCAAAAAAGAGGTGGACCGAGCGAATTACCCTTTTTGTACCATAGACCCAAATGTGGGCGTTGTTGCGGTTCCGGATGAAAGAATAGACAAATTGGCAGACCTAACATCATCTGCTAAAAAAATCTATACCACAGTAGAGTTTGTTGATATTGCCGGTTTGGTAAAGGGCGCAAGCCAAGGAGAGGGATTGGGTAATAAATTTTTAGCGAATATTCGGGAAGTTGACGCAATTGTTTATGTTCTGCGATGTTTTAATAAAGAAGATGTCATTAATACGCGGTCTAAAATTGATGTTCTGGAAGACAAGGAAATTTTAGATATGGAAATGATTCTCAAGGACTTAGAGACAATTGAAAAAAGAACGGAATCTCTGGAAAAAGAATTAAAAGCCAGAGCAAAAGACAAGGATTTGGAAAAGGAAATGTTGGCAGTTACAAAGGCGCAAAAATTTTTGAGCGAAGGAGAGCTTTTGTCTGAATCTCAATGGAGCGACGAAGAAAGGAAAATTTTGAATAATTACCAGTTGTTGACTATGAAAAAGCGATTTTTTCTGTTCAATGGCACAGAGGGAGATGTTTCAATGGAAATAGCAGAGATATTTAAAAAGAACAATTGGCCGTTCTTGGTAGTTGATGTTCTGACCGAATTTGAGACAGCTGGTTTTACTGCTGAACAAAGAATTGGTTTTGGCTTGTCCGTAGAGACACAATTAGATGTCCTGATTAGAGAATGCTATAAATTGCTCGAATTGATAACCTTTTTCACAACCGGGCCAGATGAAACAAGGGGCTGGACTTTAAAGAAAGGTTCAAAAGCGCCTCAAGCAGGCGGAGTGATTCATAGTGATTTTGAAACCCGCTTTATCAGGGCGCAGGTTATAAATTGGAAAGACCTTTTAGATTGTAATGGATTTAGCATGGCAAGAGAAAAAGGGTTGCTCCGCACAGAAGGAAAAGAATATATCGTCCAAGACGGCGATGTCATTGAAATCAAATCCGACGCATAG
- a CDS encoding CDP-alcohol phosphatidyltransferase family protein: MFNDCFSTIKRWTIAETRIRDDFLIKFLGFVPYWLRPNHITAIRFSFSWLLYFPKIVGTGLVLFLIIAGFLGDLIDGSLARKRNQITNFGKVFDPVADKVLAVGVLWYLFSKSIIAPNLILHIVLPEILLVIYGLWILLDRRVKLPEPNILGRIKFLFYLSGFTVLTISQLRGADGISLYLGFSLIITGIFLSWLSQIVYAQDVIGDFLVRIREKKSQN; encoded by the coding sequence ATGTTTAATGATTGTTTTTCAACAATAAAGCGATGGACAATTGCGGAAACCCGAATAAGGGATGATTTTTTAATAAAGTTCTTGGGATTTGTCCCTTATTGGTTAAGGCCAAACCATATCACAGCTATTCGTTTTTCTTTTTCATGGCTTCTTTATTTCCCCAAAATAGTCGGAACAGGTCTAGTTCTTTTTCTAATAATAGCCGGGTTTTTGGGAGATTTAATAGATGGGTCATTAGCTAGAAAAAGAAATCAGATTACTAATTTTGGAAAAGTTTTTGACCCTGTTGCTGATAAAGTTTTAGCTGTGGGGGTTTTGTGGTATTTATTTTCCAAAAGCATTATCGCTCCCAATTTAATACTGCATATCGTTTTGCCGGAGATACTATTGGTTATTTACGGCCTCTGGATTTTGCTTGACCGAAGAGTGAAGCTTCCAGAGCCGAATATTTTGGGAAGAATCAAGTTTCTTTTTTATTTATCCGGTTTCACAGTATTAACCATTTCGCAATTAAGAGGAGCTGACGGGATTTCCCTTTATTTGGGCTTTTCATTGATTATCACAGGGATTTTTCTCTCTTGGTTAAGTCAAATCGTCTATGCCCAAGATGTTATTGGGGATTTTTTGGTTAGAATCAGGGAGAAAAAGAGCCAAAATTAG
- a CDS encoding virulence RhuM family protein — protein MLEIDNKKVNAGEIAIYKPGRKDVELRVKIKKDTIWLSQSQLAKLFGSERSVITKHLRNIFNSNELDRDSVCAKIAHTAVDGKIYKTQFYNLDAIISVGYRVNSRLATQFRIWATQVLKNYLLKGYVVNEHKMVSSLFLYVYVY, from the coding sequence ATGCTTGAAATAGATAATAAAAAGGTCAATGCTGGCGAGATAGCGATTTATAAGCCAGGGAGAAAAGATGTAGAACTAAGAGTGAAGATAAAAAAAGATACTATTTGGCTTAGCCAATCACAATTAGCGAAGCTTTTTGGTTCTGAAAGAAGTGTAATAACAAAGCATTTAAGGAACATTTTTAATTCTAATGAATTAGATAGAGATTCAGTATGTGCAAAAATTGCACATACTGCTGTAGATGGGAAAATATACAAAACCCAATTTTATAATCTGGATGCTATTATATCTGTGGGCTATAGGGTCAATTCTCGGCTTGCAACGCAATTTAGAATTTGGGCGACCCAAGTGCTTAAAAATTATTTGTTAAAAGGTTATGTTGTTAATGAGCACAAAATGGTGTCAAGTCTATTTTTATATGTATATGTATATTGA
- a CDS encoding acyl carrier protein (carries the fatty acid chain in fatty acid biosynthesis) → MTREDIRKKVVGIVMAQLYLTEEPGDSDDLRENLGADSLDAVEIIMEIEDELSIYLPDEQAQECTTLKKIVDLVETILLAKSS, encoded by the coding sequence ATGACCAGAGAAGATATCCGAAAAAAAGTTGTGGGAATCGTTATGGCTCAACTGTATCTCACAGAGGAGCCAGGAGATTCAGACGACTTGAGAGAAAATCTCGGCGCTGATTCATTGGATGCGGTTGAAATCATCATGGAGATTGAAGATGAGCTCTCTATCTATCTCCCTGATGAGCAGGCTCAAGAATGTACCACGCTCAAGAAGATTGTTGATCTCGTGGAGACGATTCTCCTCGCAAAATCCTCATGA
- the xth gene encoding exodeoxyribonuclease III produces MKIISWNVNGLRANYKKGFLDWFKNAKADIVCLQEIRSNNSDLPEELRKISGYNLFLNPAQKSGYSGTAIYTKQTPIKETLMIDLDRFDKEGRIIQLDFPEFILINLYLPHGGRQKENLDYKLEAYDYLLNCLKTIKSKKVVVVGDFNIAHQEIDLARPKDNKNNTMFTTEERERIDEIIKLGFIDSFRKFNNTAGNYTWWPYLANARERNIGWRIDYCFASALLEDNIKGAFILNKVMGSDHCPVGIEITL; encoded by the coding sequence ATGAAAATTATTTCCTGGAATGTAAATGGATTGAGAGCGAATTACAAAAAAGGTTTTTTAGATTGGTTTAAAAACGCAAAAGCGGATATCGTTTGCTTGCAGGAGATAAGGTCTAATAATTCCGACTTACCAGAGGAATTGAGGAAAATCAGTGGCTATAATCTTTTTTTGAATCCAGCTCAAAAGTCCGGGTATAGCGGAACAGCGATTTATACAAAACAAACTCCGATTAAAGAAACGCTTATGATTGACTTAGATAGATTCGACAAAGAGGGGAGAATCATTCAATTGGATTTTCCAGAGTTTATATTAATCAATCTCTATTTGCCCCACGGAGGAAGACAAAAAGAAAATTTGGATTACAAATTAGAGGCGTACGATTATCTTTTAAATTGCTTAAAAACGATTAAGAGTAAAAAAGTAGTTGTGGTAGGCGATTTTAATATTGCTCATCAGGAAATTGATTTAGCCCGACCGAAAGATAATAAAAATAACACAATGTTCACAACAGAAGAAAGAGAGCGGATTGATGAGATTATAAAATTGGGATTTATAGACAGTTTTAGAAAATTTAATAATACAGCAGGAAATTATACTTGGTGGCCATATCTTGCCAATGCCCGCGAACGCAATATTGGTTGGAGAATAGATTATTGCTTTGCTTCCGCTTTGCTGGAAGACAATATCAAAGGCGCTTTTATTCTTAATAAAGTAATGGGTTCTGACCATTGTCCGGTCGGAATTGAAATAACTTTATGA
- a CDS encoding metallopeptidase family protein yields MRQEDFEELVRQGIAEIPEKFRDKMKNVDILVEDWPSPEQLRQARVPTGGLLFGLYQGIPQTKRGAFYANVLPDKITLFQGSIETVAKTPEEIKEKVKRTVWHEIAHHFGMSEKEVRDLEKKKFK; encoded by the coding sequence ATGAGGCAGGAAGATTTTGAAGAATTAGTGAGGCAGGGGATAGCGGAAATTCCAGAGAAATTCAGAGACAAAATGAAAAATGTGGATATTTTGGTTGAGGACTGGCCATCTCCAGAGCAGTTAAGGCAGGCGAGAGTGCCAACAGGCGGTTTGCTTTTCGGTTTGTATCAGGGTATTCCGCAAACCAAAAGAGGAGCATTTTACGCTAATGTCTTGCCTGATAAGATTACATTGTTTCAGGGTAGTATTGAAACAGTTGCCAAAACCCCAGAGGAAATAAAAGAAAAAGTTAAGCGAACTGTTTGGCACGAGATTGCCCACCATTTCGGGATGAGTGAAAAAGAAGTCAGAGATTTAGAAAAAAAGAAATTCAAATAA
- the tgt gene encoding tRNA guanosine(34) transglycosylase Tgt, translated as MFKFEIQEKSKKSRARIGEIITPHGKIKTPAFIPVATLGVIKGGLSSGETQQTKAQCQITNTFHFLDLDRANEVEQIGGLHKFFNFDKPIFTDSGGFQVFSLGKGSEFGLGKIGSIFPQEKSAEIVSRQKENSALRKKGKNLLKISQRGARFKSPRDGREILLTPELSFKIQKQLGADFIYLLDVCGSPMDSRKEAEKEMEISHQWFKRFLKTASNSGVGGNKSNQQIFGIIQGGVFKDLREQSTKFVNDLPVFGIAIGGALGKSKKDMYKTISWVNEDIDWQRPHHLLGIGDLDVLEEIVKLGIDLFDCALPTRIARHGTAMTSKGYLNLDAGKLKNKFEPIDKNCECPVCQKYTIAQINFLFRAKEMLAGKLLTIHNLFFLETKLEGIRDKIKSKRI; from the coding sequence ATGTTCAAATTTGAAATACAGGAGAAATCAAAAAAGAGCAGGGCGCGGATTGGAGAGATTATTACGCCCCACGGCAAGATAAAAACACCAGCATTTATTCCAGTGGCAACTTTGGGCGTGATTAAAGGCGGTTTGAGTTCAGGGGAAACACAGCAAACAAAAGCCCAATGCCAAATTACTAATACATTCCATTTTTTAGACTTGGATAGGGCGAACGAGGTTGAGCAGATTGGCGGGCTCCACAAATTTTTTAATTTTGATAAACCGATTTTTACTGATTCCGGCGGTTTTCAGGTTTTTTCTTTAGGCAAAGGAAGCGAGTTTGGTTTGGGGAAAATCGGTTCTATTTTTCCTCAAGAAAAATCCGCCGAGATCGTTTCTCGGCAGAAAGAAAATTCTGCTTTACGCAAAAAAGGAAAAAATCTTTTGAAAATCAGCCAGAGAGGAGCAAGGTTTAAATCCCCAAGAGATGGAAGGGAAATTTTGCTTACGCCAGAACTTTCTTTTAAAATTCAAAAGCAATTGGGGGCTGATTTTATTTATCTTTTAGATGTTTGTGGCAGTCCAATGGATAGCCGTAAAGAAGCGGAAAAAGAAATGGAAATAAGCCATCAATGGTTTAAAAGGTTTTTAAAAACAGCTTCCAACTCAGGCGTGGGAGGCAATAAATCTAATCAACAGATTTTTGGTATTATTCAGGGCGGAGTTTTTAAGGACTTACGCGAACAATCAACCAAATTTGTAAATGATTTGCCTGTTTTCGGAATTGCTATTGGCGGAGCATTGGGCAAAAGCAAAAAAGATATGTACAAAACAATATCATGGGTCAATGAGGACATTGACTGGCAGAGACCTCATCATCTTTTGGGCATAGGGGACTTGGATGTTTTGGAAGAAATTGTCAAATTGGGAATTGATTTATTTGATTGCGCCTTACCAACCAGAATTGCAAGGCACGGTACAGCAATGACTTCAAAAGGATATTTGAATCTTGATGCTGGAAAGCTGAAGAATAAGTTTGAACCAATTGACAAGAACTGTGAATGTCCTGTTTGCCAAAAATATACAATCGCCCAAATTAATTTCCTTTTCAGGGCAAAAGAGATGTTGGCTGGAAAACTTTTAACAATACACAATCTTTTCTTTTTGGAAACCAAGCTTGAGGGGATAAGGGATAAAATAAAAAGCAAAAGAATTTAA
- a CDS encoding NUDIX domain-containing protein — protein MKEKYILEIIKKLGEGLPKFSDGRIDYTNSISAPVLIIFVRYQGEILLLKRSKKVSTYQKKWSVVAGYLDELKPIREKILEELNEETSITEENISDIKFGQSYKIKDDSVHRLWLRFPVLVELKEKPRIKLNFEHTRFKWIKPEEISKFDTPPFFHISWEMLKDQR, from the coding sequence ATGAAAGAAAAATATATTCTTGAGATTATTAAAAAATTAGGCGAGGGCTTACCAAAGTTTTCTGATGGCAGAATTGATTATACAAACTCCATCAGCGCGCCTGTTTTGATTATTTTTGTAAGATATCAAGGAGAAATCTTACTTTTGAAGAGAAGCAAAAAAGTAAGTACTTATCAGAAGAAATGGAGCGTAGTGGCAGGTTATTTGGACGAACTAAAGCCAATTAGAGAAAAGATTCTGGAGGAATTAAATGAAGAGACAAGCATTACAGAAGAAAATATTTCTGATATTAAGTTTGGGCAATCGTATAAGATAAAAGATGATTCTGTCCATCGGCTATGGCTCCGTTTTCCGGTCTTGGTTGAATTGAAAGAAAAGCCGAGGATAAAATTGAATTTTGAACACACTCGCTTTAAATGGATTAAGCCAGAAGAAATCAGTAAGTTTGACACGCCTCCATTTTTCCACATAAGTTGGGAAATGCTAAAAGACCAGCGATAA
- a CDS encoding nucleotidyl transferase AbiEii/AbiGii toxin family protein produces MISEFLWQTILEEGKSLEVPETKKRALIREYLQCKTIYHLYNQPKSEKLSFIGETSLRILRNIDRFSEDLDFDNLGLSHEKIRSLFKEISSEFKKENLEAEFNFKKTNNSGIGSFKFPKLLFDLGITTDKNEKLNVKINYTTPKTRPETEVVILKRFGFLRPVITNTKSFLLSQKIRAALTRKDIQPRDFYDIAWLLSYRVKPHPKLFSEMKVKTEKELFEKLTDVYKRKVKLNIKDFKKKLKPFLLDDKNIDYLDIFDKTIE; encoded by the coding sequence ATGATTAGTGAATTTTTGTGGCAAACAATTTTAGAAGAAGGCAAAAGCTTAGAGGTTCCCGAGACAAAGAAAAGGGCTTTAATTAGAGAATATCTCCAATGTAAGACGATTTATCATCTCTATAACCAGCCAAAATCGGAAAAGCTCTCTTTTATTGGAGAAACTAGTTTAAGAATTTTAAGGAATATAGATAGATTTTCCGAGGATTTAGATTTTGATAATTTAGGTCTTTCTCACGAGAAAATAAGGTCGCTGTTCAAGGAAATATCCTCGGAGTTCAAAAAGGAGAATCTTGAAGCGGAATTCAATTTTAAGAAAACAAATAATTCTGGAATTGGGAGTTTTAAATTCCCCAAATTGCTTTTTGATTTAGGAATTACCACCGATAAGAATGAAAAATTAAATGTTAAAATTAATTACACTACACCAAAGACCAGACCAGAGACGGAAGTCGTTATTTTAAAAAGATTTGGCTTTCTTCGGCCTGTTATTACAAACACAAAAAGCTTTCTTTTATCTCAAAAGATTCGAGCCGCCCTCACTAGAAAAGATATTCAGCCAAGAGATTTTTACGATATTGCTTGGCTCCTGTCTTATAGGGTTAAACCTCATCCAAAACTTTTTTCTGAGATGAAAGTTAAAACAGAGAAAGAATTGTTTGAAAAATTAACTGATGTTTATAAAAGAAAAGTAAAATTAAACATCAAGGATTTTAAGAAAAAATTAAAACCCTTTCTTTTGGATGACAAAAATATTGATTATTTGGATATTTTTGATAAAACGATAGAATGA
- a CDS encoding ATP-dependent helicase, whose protein sequence is MPLENKKSKYLEQLNPEQKDAVLHNKGPLLIVAGAGTGKTTVITRCIANLIENKLAESQEILALSFTEKAAGEMEERVDRLLPFGYLDLWISTFHSFCERVLKEHGLDIGLPTNFKLLDQTGGWVLVRQNLDKFNLDYYRPLGNPSKFIHSLINHFAKCKDEAIFPEDYLQYADDIKRNFDDGIFGSRVMDKKEKKSQKEIEIEQQRISELANAYHIYQRLLLENNALDFGDLINYCLKLFKERPTILKKYRSQFKYILIDEFQDTNWAQYELIKILAKPKNNLTVCADDDQSVFRFMGASFNNVLQFKKDFPESKEIILVENYRSTQNILDLAYNFIQLNNPNRLEYQLNQDKEIAVEAKEKGIELSSFKKIDKKLRAKDDSAGLIEHLHFATLGREAEGVAKKITEIMRKDKETSFSDFVVLVRANDSATPFFKELERQRIPYEFLASKGLYSQPVILDIVSYFRLLDNYHESSALNRLLSLPLFEVGIEELVKINQFSKKKTQSTYETLQDLPLVSGISKNTVQKIGFLMDLIKKHSKLIREKSIGDVFLAFLNDSGYLKEMVKQESERDINLITQFYKKIKSFEESNPEPTLANFMMAMNMELESGEAGSLEMDIEKGPDAVKIMTIHSAKGLEFKFVFIINLVDRRFPTNERKEAIEIPCKLVKEIVPSGDVHLQEERRLFYVAMTRAKKGLFFTSADDYGGARKKKLSRFLEEINFKKPEEQTGEKVSLESGQVETKEKRRTKYNIPPHFSYSQFAAFDKCPLQYKFSHILKIPRIGTAFFSFGKTIHNTLRQFLGDYLENKEENQEGLFKNSAQPSAKKEIDFSEQFKKMIVFYERNWIDEWYEDKKQKQEYFKLGKDTLKDFLEKFLKEQPKILSLNSKPCLELDFFLKIKDNSIKGKIDRVDELPDGELEIIDYKTGKGKDKLTKDEKEQLLIYQLAGEQIFGKMPEYLSYYYLQNNEKITFQSNEREREKFKQEVLCKIEKIENSDFKAAPGWQCQSCDFKNICEFRKSG, encoded by the coding sequence ATGCCTCTTGAAAACAAAAAATCAAAATATCTTGAGCAATTGAACCCAGAGCAGAAAGACGCGGTTTTGCATAACAAAGGGCCTCTTTTAATTGTTGCAGGAGCAGGAACTGGCAAGACCACAGTAATCACTCGTTGCATAGCCAATTTAATAGAGAACAAATTAGCAGAATCACAGGAAATTTTAGCGCTGTCATTCACTGAAAAAGCAGCAGGCGAGATGGAGGAAAGAGTTGACCGGCTTTTGCCTTTTGGTTATTTAGACCTTTGGATTTCCACTTTCCATTCTTTTTGCGAAAGAGTTTTAAAAGAGCATGGATTAGACATTGGCTTGCCTACTAATTTCAAATTGCTTGACCAAACAGGGGGCTGGGTTTTAGTGAGGCAAAATTTAGATAAATTTAATCTTGATTATTACCGTCCTCTTGGGAATCCTTCAAAATTTATTCATTCTTTGATTAATCATTTTGCCAAGTGCAAAGACGAAGCTATTTTTCCAGAGGATTATCTCCAATACGCAGATGATATTAAGAGGAATTTTGATGATGGTATTTTCGGGAGTAGAGTAATGGATAAAAAAGAAAAAAAATCCCAAAAAGAAATAGAAATAGAACAGCAGAGAATAAGCGAACTGGCTAACGCTTATCATATTTACCAACGCTTGCTTTTGGAAAACAATGCTTTGGACTTCGGGGATTTGATAAATTATTGCTTGAAATTATTTAAGGAGAGGCCAACTATTTTGAAAAAATATAGAAGCCAATTTAAATATATTTTGATTGATGAGTTTCAAGATACTAATTGGGCGCAATATGAGTTGATTAAAATTTTGGCTAAGCCGAAAAATAATCTTACTGTTTGCGCAGACGATGACCAAAGTGTGTTTCGCTTCATGGGTGCGTCTTTCAATAATGTCCTGCAATTCAAAAAGGACTTTCCAGAGTCAAAAGAAATAATCCTTGTGGAGAATTATCGTTCAACCCAGAATATTCTTGATTTAGCGTATAATTTTATCCAGTTGAATAATCCAAATCGGCTTGAATACCAATTGAATCAAGATAAAGAAATTGCTGTTGAGGCAAAGGAAAAAGGTATTGAGCTTTCCTCGTTTAAAAAGATAGATAAAAAGTTAAGAGCCAAAGATGATTCAGCGGGACTGATTGAGCATCTTCATTTCGCAACCCTTGGAAGAGAAGCAGAGGGCGTTGCAAAGAAAATTACTGAAATTATGCGTAAAGACAAAGAGACAAGTTTTTCTGATTTTGTTGTGTTGGTAAGGGCGAATGATTCGGCAACTCCATTTTTCAAAGAATTAGAAAGACAAAGAATTCCATACGAATTTTTGGCTTCAAAAGGACTTTACTCCCAGCCAGTTATTTTAGACATTGTTTCCTATTTCAGATTACTTGATAATTATCATGAAAGTTCTGCCTTGAATCGGCTTTTGAGTTTGCCATTGTTTGAAGTGGGGATTGAAGAATTGGTTAAAATAAATCAATTCAGCAAGAAAAAAACCCAATCAACATACGAAACATTGCAGGATTTGCCTTTGGTGTCAGGGATTTCAAAAAACACAGTACAGAAAATTGGATTTCTAATGGATTTGATTAAAAAACATTCTAAATTGATAAGGGAGAAAAGCATAGGGGATGTTTTTCTCGCTTTTTTGAACGATTCAGGATATTTAAAGGAAATGGTAAAACAGGAGAGCGAGAGGGATATTAATTTGATAACCCAATTTTATAAAAAGATAAAATCATTTGAAGAAAGCAACCCAGAGCCAACCCTTGCCAATTTTATGATGGCAATGAATATGGAGCTTGAATCAGGGGAAGCCGGGTCGTTGGAAATGGATATAGAGAAGGGTCCTGATGCGGTGAAAATAATGACCATACATTCTGCCAAAGGACTTGAATTCAAATTCGTTTTTATAATCAATCTTGTGGATAGGAGATTTCCAACCAATGAAAGAAAGGAGGCGATAGAAATTCCATGTAAATTGGTGAAAGAGATTGTGCCGAGCGGAGATGTCCATTTACAGGAAGAAAGAAGATTGTTTTATGTAGCAATGACTCGGGCGAAAAAAGGGCTGTTCTTTACCTCGGCGGATGATTATGGAGGAGCGCGAAAGAAAAAATTATCTAGATTTTTAGAAGAGATAAATTTTAAAAAGCCAGAAGAGCAAACTGGAGAGAAAGTATCATTAGAATCAGGACAAGTAGAAACAAAAGAGAAGAGAAGAACAAAATATAATATCCCTCCGCATTTTTCCTATTCTCAATTCGCTGCTTTTGATAAATGTCCCCTACAGTACAAGTTTTCCCACATTTTAAAGATTCCGCGAATCGGCACAGCATTTTTCAGTTTTGGAAAAACAATACACAATACTTTACGCCAATTTTTAGGAGATTATCTTGAAAACAAAGAAGAAAATCAAGAAGGGCTTTTCAAAAACTCGGCTCAACCAAGCGCTAAGAAAGAGATTGATTTTTCCGAGCAATTTAAGAAGATGATTGTTTTTTATGAAAGAAATTGGATTGATGAGTGGTATGAGGATAAAAAACAGAAGCAGGAATATTTTAAATTAGGGAAAGATACTTTAAAAGATTTTTTGGAAAAATTTCTCAAAGAACAGCCAAAGATTTTATCTTTGAATAGTAAGCCATGTTTAGAATTGGATTTTTTCTTGAAAATTAAGGATAATAGCATAAAAGGCAAAATAGACAGAGTTGATGAATTACCTGATGGAGAACTTGAAATAATTGATTACAAAACAGGCAAAGGCAAAGATAAGCTCACGAAAGATGAGAAAGAACAATTGCTTATTTACCAACTGGCAGGAGAACAGATTTTTGGCAAAATGCCGGAATATTTAAGTTATTATTATCTTCAGAACAACGAAAAAATTACCTTTCAAAGCAATGAGCGAGAGAGAGAGAAATTCAAGCAAGAGGTCTTATGTAAAATTGAAAAGATTGAGAATAGCGATTTCAAGGCAGCTCCGGGTTGGCAATGCCAATCCTGCGACTTTAAAAACATTTGCGAGTTCCGCAAATCGGGCTAA